In Candidatus Omnitrophota bacterium, a genomic segment contains:
- a CDS encoding DUF1844 domain-containing protein, producing MDADAMKKKVDESWKEAVDKERSASQAAGHEEVEATFGLFISSIMMQCLIALGEIENPLTKKKDENMQQARFLIDTLGMIKEKTANNLTKDEAETLEAMLYELRMRFVNKTSS from the coding sequence ATGGACGCGGATGCGATGAAGAAGAAGGTGGACGAATCATGGAAAGAGGCCGTCGATAAGGAGCGGAGCGCCTCTCAGGCCGCAGGACACGAAGAGGTGGAGGCGACGTTCGGCCTCTTCATCTCCAGTATTATGATGCAATGCCTGATAGCCCTCGGCGAGATAGAGAACCCCCTGACGAAGAAGAAAGACGAGAATATGCAGCAGGCGCGTTTTCTCATAGACACTCTGGGCATGATAAAGGAAAAGACGGCCAATAATCTCACGAAGGACGAGGCAGAGACACTCGAGGCGATGCTCTATGAGCTTCGGATGCGTTTCGTTAACAAGACGTCTTCATAA
- a CDS encoding patatin-like phospholipase family protein: MGWFFGRGKKVVLVLGGGSARGIAHIGVLKVLEREKIKVERVIGTSMGALVGAAYCVGVPIEVMEKKAYAFTLGKLLDPTMPKMGLLAGAKLEATINDIIGGKGFADCTIPLSVVATDIENNEEVVYTSGDLLKIVRASCSWPGIFNPVRIDGRLLVDGGIKNSVPTKIAKAHKFDYMIAVDVGFCVKIGAIDSIFQMMLQSFQIMGHELNAYQANEADVVINVDLGNLDQAAFGRAREAVEKGMRAAEEKVGTIKRDLWL; the protein is encoded by the coding sequence ATGGGATGGTTCTTCGGAAGGGGCAAAAAGGTCGTCCTGGTCCTGGGAGGCGGTTCTGCGCGGGGCATCGCCCATATAGGCGTCCTGAAGGTGCTGGAGAGGGAGAAGATAAAGGTCGAGCGCGTAATAGGGACCAGCATGGGGGCGCTGGTGGGGGCCGCATACTGCGTCGGTGTCCCCATAGAGGTCATGGAGAAGAAGGCCTACGCGTTCACCCTCGGTAAGCTCCTGGACCCCACCATGCCTAAGATGGGTCTCCTGGCCGGGGCTAAACTGGAGGCGACCATAAATGACATCATAGGAGGCAAGGGGTTCGCCGATTGCACTATACCCCTCTCGGTGGTGGCCACGGATATCGAAAATAACGAGGAGGTAGTATACACTAGCGGCGACCTGCTGAAGATAGTAAGGGCCAGCTGTTCCTGGCCCGGCATCTTCAACCCGGTGAGGATCGACGGGCGCCTTCTTGTCGACGGCGGGATAAAGAACAGCGTCCCTACGAAGATAGCCAAGGCGCACAAGTTCGATTATATGATAGCCGTCGACGTGGGCTTCTGTGTAAAGATAGGCGCGATAGACAGCATATTCCAGATGATGCTTCAATCTTTCCAGATAATGGGACACGAGCTTAACGCATATCAGGCGAATGAAGCCGATGTCGTGATAAACGTCGACCTCGGCAATCTCGACCAGGCGGCGTTCGGCAGGGCCCGCGAGGCCGTTGAGAAAGGGATGCGGGCGGCCGAAGAGAAGGTAGGGACGATCAAACGCGACCTCTGGTTGTAA